A single region of the Ascaphus truei isolate aAscTru1 chromosome 6, aAscTru1.hap1, whole genome shotgun sequence genome encodes:
- the TNFRSF25 gene encoding tumor necrosis factor receptor superfamily member 25 isoform X2: MLQGEHVQAACLIAEQDPTCIACDSGTYLGYPSYRDKCIRCLHCDTATQIIMKNCSATSNTQCSCKEGTYQVKGNDGPCHMCTECQNRKVIKHCSKTENTECGQCLPGFYEVKNECRSCLQLLRKQCDNETHEDCAKLCASVTPNPPMYIVIGALLFLLLPIGGLLHHQHKRKKKDTLTASGEHIFTLQDSEKIPNFTERCPESGDLQKSADLIIDIQGGENLSPNYCESSSANISQGQLTSVLQKGSTLYDIIDSVPVRRWKELMRTLELGDKDIEMVEIEFCYYRDQQYEMLRRWCQLRTAALESVYQALEKMNLSGCAEELKRKIEHSQ, from the exons GGGAACACGTACAAGCAGCATGTTTAATTGCTGAACAGGATCCCACCTGCATAGCTTGTGATTCTGGAACATACCTAGGATATCCTAGCTATAGAGATAAATGTATACGCTGTTTACATTGTGATACAG CTACACAGATAATAATGAAGAATTGTTCAGCCACCAGTAACACGCAATGTAGCTGTAAAGAGGGAACATATCAAGTAAAAGGAAACGATGGACCCTGCCATATGTGCACGGAATGCCAGAACAGAAAAGTCATCAAGCACT GTTCGAAGACTGAAAACACTGAGTGTGGTCAATGTTTACCCGGATTCTACGAGGTCAAAAATGAATGTCGGTCTTGCCTTCA attactTCGGAAACAATGTGATAATGAAACACACGAAGATTGTGCAAAGCTGTGTGCATCAGTGACTCCAA ATCCGCCAATGTATATAGTTATTGGTGCTTTGCTGTTCTTACTGTTGCCTATTGGGGGCCTTCTCCATCACCAGcacaaaagaaagaagaaagatacCCTCACAGCTTCTG GTGAACATATCTTCACGCTG CAAGACTCAGAGAAAATTCCTAATTTTACGGAAAGGTGCCCAGAGTCCGGAGATTTGCAGAAGTCAGCAGATTTGATCATTGACATCCAAGGTGGAGAAAATCTTTCTCCTAACTATTGTGAGTCATCTTCGGCAAACATttctcaag GTCAGCTTACGTCTGTACTCCAGAAAGGCAGCACTCTGTATGACATCATTGACTCTGTCCCTGTCAGAAGATGGAAAGAGTTAATGAGAACACTGGAACTAGGAGACAAAGACATTGAAATGGTGGAGATTGAGTTTTGCTACTATCGAGATCAACAGTATGAAATGCTCAGGAGATGGTGCCAATTAAGAACAGCTGCTCTGGAATCTGTATACCAGGCTCTGGAAAAGATGAATCTATCAGGGTGTGCAGAAGAGCTTAAAAGAAAGATAGAACATAGTCAATAA